Genomic window (Marasmius oreades isolate 03SP1 chromosome 3, whole genome shotgun sequence):
AGAACTCAACAAGACTGGAAACCCCCGCGTCTGGTTTGTGACGCCCATGTTGAACGTGAGAGCGAGtcgtttcttttcctttttgaAGTTCATCCGAGATACATTTGGGGATTTTCTTAGAGCGAGACGGAACAGGAAGACAGTAGTGGCCAAGAGCCGGGTTCCCAGCTCGCGAAATTTTGGATCTTCTCGTATAATTCGAGGTCGAAGCACCCGCAATCCTACACCTGACCGTACATTTCCCTATACCTATACATGCTTGCCACCGTGTCAGACAGGTAAAGTTACAGGCCAACCGCAATTCATATGTGCATATACGGTGTAAAAGACAACCGTTTACAAAGCCCTTCTACAGCAGCTCGAAAGCCATTGATACTGTTCGTTTCATTCGTCGGTTGGCGAtatcttgatttcttcgagcCATCTGGACCTTAAGGTCCCTGCAAATATGGAATGGCATCAAGGCATCTTCAGAAGACATCTTGAAAAGTTTTGCTGCCACACGGACTTGAACTTTCGTTATCTGACGAAGATTCATTTCTGGTTCCTGGAGAAACCCAAGGCCTGGTCTTCAAATCCGATTCTATCGAAGTGTCCAAACGCCCTCCAACCCACTGAATCTTGGATGAATATCTCGTCCATATCGACTCATTCTCATTTTTGTTTACCATCATGCCGAGAACTCACATTCCCTATAAACCAAAAATTCATTTCGTTCCTGTTTACGGCCAAGTTTTTGACGCATATGTATTGCGTGTCTGAAGCGGCCTGCCTCGCGAAGAGTGAACTTGCACTTGAAACGGAGGGCGTAAATTTGAAGGAGCACAACCAAACTGGAGGGTCACCTCGGTGCGAGGTGTCTCCTTCCGATAGTGAGTAGATCAATCGGTCCAACCTTTTAGTGATTTTTGGGCCAGTCAATGTAGTTCGGGTTGGTGGAAAACGGGAGCAAAGAATCAAATTCCCCCGGTTGAGAGGGTTGAGAGGCTTAGTAAATACAAATGGTTTCACGATTACAGGCATTGTGAGTAGTATTGGTTACTCGCTGTACAAGTGTAGGGAGACTCGCAAACTAAACAATCGACACTCGGTCAATAAAGCTTGTTGGAAAGAAGCTGACGATATTCACCTGTTGCTCCGGTCCAGCCAATTCCACCACACTGTCCCCAATGGGGAACCGTACCACCAGTTGGAGGGTTGGAGGGTGGGTTGGTAGGTGCGGTTGTCGTAGTAGTACTCGAAGGCGGGTTACTGGGACTATTGCCTGGCCTGACATTTGTCAAACCGAACCAAGCCAAGACGTCGTCAACGCGTTCGGGTACCGTATGCCCAACCCCGTTAGCAAATATCGCCTGAACGTTGGGGCCAAAGGAAGCGCGCCAATAATTGGAAAGAGGATTACCGGTCTGATTGCTCGTCGGTGTCTGGGAGACTCCAAAGACGTTGGTCCATtgtttgatttcttcgaagaAGTTTTGGGGATAGAGAGTAGTGTCACTAAAACAGCGAAGTGTCGGAGATGGTTCAGACAAAAACATAGAGGTAAACGTACACGGAGCCATGCCAGAATTGCATTTTCGGGCGAGTACCAGAGAAAGCGGAGTACCCACTACGAACTTGGTCTCCCTAAAGAAGGAAGGTTACGATGCACATCGACCGGTAGTGAAAATGGGGACGTACCCATTGTTGCGCCGTTTTGATGAGCTGACCAGTGGCGCATTGGCTGTTCCACAAGCTAGAACCTGCGAAGCATCCGTAGGGAACACCAGAGAAGGCAGATCCAGCCTTGAAAAGGTCGGGATAGGCACCCAAAAGTACGTTCGTCATCATGGCACCAGATGATGTTCCAGTTACAAAGACGAGACTGGGATCAACGCCATAGTTGGAAATCGCGTAGCGAACCATGGAGGCGATCGCCAACGAGTCTCCTCCGGAGTCATGGTGGAGTGTTCCATCGGTATGTACGTCCCAACAACTATGGATGTCTAGCGATTGAGAGGTGGTACATGCGCGTGAGTGAGATAGTCACGTACCCTCCGGGATCTGGCGCATCTGGGTAGATGACAATGTATCCGTGAGTATCAGCCTGGTTAGCATATTGAGTTCCAGAGAAATATGCCTGCGCTGTCCCGGTACAGTAGTGGACAGCGACGATGAGGGGCGTTGGGTGGGCAAGTTGGGAAGGTCGATAGACAAA
Coding sequences:
- a CDS encoding uncharacterized protein (CAZy:CE1), translated to MLLKSLSTLLMGAAGAFAAAGQLQQVTNFGSNPTGVQMFVYRPSQLAHPTPLIVAVHYCTGTAQAYFSGTQYANQADTHGYIVIYPDAPDPGGCWDVHTDGTLHHDSGGDSLAIASMVRYAISNYGVDPSLVFVTGTSSGAMMTNVLLGAYPDLFKAGSAFSGVPYGCFAGSSLWNSQCATGQLIKTAQQWGDQVRSGYSAFSGTRPKMQFWHGSVDTTLYPQNFFEEIKQWTNVFGVSQTPTSNQTGNPLSNYWRASFGPNVQAIFANGVGHTVPERVDDVLAWFGLTNVRPGNSPSNPPSSTTTTTAPTNPPSNPPTGGTVPHWGQCGGIGWTGATVCESPYTCTASNQYYSQCL